One window from the genome of Yarrowia lipolytica chromosome 1B, complete sequence encodes:
- a CDS encoding uncharacterized protein (Truncated form of YALI0B22484g, weakly similar to DEHA0D11924g Debaryomyces hansenii IPF 1187.1, similar to Saccharomyces cerevisiae YLR422W; ancestral locus Anc_4.296), with amino-acid sequence MNILMDVLEHTDVVSDENVKPPDAKIITAVFPASCVKIKDYFEIKDSPNREQNNNSAYSLGKPFAPPVPALRLGIESPMLEGEPLVDDIISVIGEWNKVYLCRFFVNRNYGVVNELNAIIKELYVIRRQLLYQLLTEEETLLTRRRAIWLILKAKKMMSQGILVRDTVTGEILTGREDPVKLAKEQLLINLSPKYPNYNALDERSVQDVHLPTHISVKLVESDGQAGDGALTAFIYLRSRTKRLTEAFRISVDSSLVLSDLSTVLFTNIPAQTVKDEIYIVVVLSEEVPVSATSKKRVRRGIAAGVQSLSRIFQDFTHREKELTINMYASYSETGQYGQSNRGWGELVDRIIKGETVGVGKTPRADKVTLAVKDFQAPTASQLDFKANTAMFPATSLFVDSLIPKRDDLYVYLKTMTLAKGFDGADLISLNLQTAYGKVAFTKASNVEPVGGWFAASVYNGESIGEVVRVTDCGHGWNDTLYFNIFLGADFLGRGILQLWTNDRITSDGHKVIDIINSDRLKCATLEVSVDYVGNSFNVPAAIVTVNNWKKYFNSGLGDELMTACNAISQVPDPEFTLHFHRVVDNLCQIILAVDNEAYRDAAFGALIHALEVVSLKHHGNHAYLADDWLAHFSFVGIAKPLLAYIHKTKKVQKCGQYLANLIATAARVDIGVSEDKHAARKDLAVSLHHVIDDVVDAIKTDTPNKQTIALISHLPNWLENMRPLVGNRDCMETYIRFVDSIRPGNDKLTVAKLLFIQEMSRSWMFREAKYRARLASFTIRWTLPFITKVESGTITTFKKDLFRLVCAIFANQISILWPSRETEKGIIGMYVPLLPLFARTYVALLAHYKEFGRQRRTYTELFPSKYPFVTVPVDSRSDSKFDECLIEMGTIFMSIVTFANISGMSLPSSSLSRSELSEIILNILQACSAMLANQSFPKTWTSLVTLHHDTVFGTLTYLNSLLVEKFIPSPEQAEEFDASIWYTYLSTLLQVTGSDIIAIEFLSEQKRKAMWSLLGDIRGRASTMLQQTWDLLGWQASPEEQQKYGLSRLGGFQVNLYVGDTSLVVGILYMCLGKHAGAQAVAVNILKSMIVGEWILNNDLSQITREIIGGLDSVFQHKTFLPDEEDKNRFLQLLRQSLPDEVSSIAEDIEEFTDLLYDLHTIPAGDQYNDDRIFHTLNVLNFLRSLDKVEIFSRYVHDIAQWHVAKQNHVQAGLSLTLLSNAYSWDKTAMLGPSKFPKLPAQSEFARKEALLKDAIEYFDRADCLESSVDALKQLQVAYEQSYDFSKLSEITQLLARTYDKVDGLQRTKPLYFRVTLLGGGFPKSLRGRHFIFETSPFEQLESIHDILYRVHPKAVIIANENQARDEGQFLHVTAVQPMSTASHALSPAATDGAREYYDRQNMRLFSSTRASGPSENPTQMWTEKTIYETYQPFPTIVNRSEVKSIQVVKLSPAENALQTLNTKINELQAIESSFRVGGRGDTNLLPLVLEGAIDSGVGGGIHQYRVFIEDGDASIQQAFIEYAQVVKKCLAVHDRVMSPKMRQLHESLCERFRKGFAPELAIIGDDIAGARVAIKHPTGQF; translated from the coding sequence ATGAACATTCTCATGGACGTTCTGGAGCACACTGACGTTGTTTCTGACGAGAACGTTAAGCCCCCGGATGCTAAGATCATCACCGCTGTCTTCCCTGCTTCTTGtgtcaagatcaaggacTACTTTGAGATCAAGGACTCCCCCAACCGAGAGCAAAACAATAATTCTGCCTACAGCCTTGGAAAGCCCTTTGCTCCTCCTGTCCCTGCTCTCCGACTGGGTATCGAGTCTCCCATGCTCGAGGGAGAGCCTCTCGTGGATGATATCATCTCTGTCATTGGTGAGTGGAACAAGGTCTACTTGTGTCGATTCTTTGTTAACCGAAACTACGGTGTTGTTAACGAACTGAacgccatcatcaaggagctctACGTCATCCGACGACAACTTCTGTACCAGCTTCTcactgaggaggagactctTCTCACCCGACGACGAGCCATCTGGCTTATTCTCAAGGCCAAAAAGATGATGTCCCAGGGTATCCTTGTTCGAGATACCGTCACCGGAGAGATTCTCACCGGTCGAGAGGATCCCgtcaagctggccaaggagcagctgctcaTCAACCTCTCGCCCAAGTACCCCAACTACAACGCTCTTGACGAGCGATCTGTGCAGGACGTGCATCTGCCCACCCATATTTCCGTCAAGCTGGTTGAGTCCGATGGTCAGGCTGGAGACGGCGCTCTTACTGCCTTCATCTACCTGCGATCTCGAACCAAACGTTTGACTGAGGCTTTCCGAATCTCCGTCGACTCCTCTCTTGTGCTGTCTGATCTCTCTACAGTGCTGTTCACCAATATCCCCGCCCAGACtgtcaaggacgagatttACATTGTTGTGGTTCTGTCCGAGGAAGTGCCCGTCTCTGCCACTTCCAAGAAGCGTGTGCGACGAGGtattgctgctggtgttcAGTCTCTGTCTCGAATCTTTCAGGATTTCACCCACCGAGAGAAAGAGCTTACTATCAACATGTACGCTTCCTACTCCGAGACTGGCCAGTACGGCCAGTCCAACCGAGGCTGGGGTGAGCTTGTTGATAGAATCATCAAGGGTGAGACTGTTGGTGTCGGTAAGACTCCCCGAGCTGACAAGGTCACTCTCGCCGTCAAGGACTTCCAGGCTCCTACCGCCTCTCAGCTGGACTTCAAGGCCAACACTGCCATGTTCCCTGCCACCTCTCTGTTCGTGGACTCCCTGATCCCTAAGCGAGATGATCTGTACGTCTACCTCAAGACGATGACTCTGGCTAAGGGCTTCGATGGTGCCGATCTCATCTCTCTCAACCTTCAAACTGCTTATGGAAAGGTTGCTTTCACAAAGGCTTCTAACGTCGAGCCTGTTGGAGGTTGGTTCGCTGCTTCCGTCTACAACGGTGAGTCTATCGGCGAGGTTGTTCGAGTCACCGACTGCGGCCACGGATGGAACGATACTCTTTACTTCAATATCTTCCTGGGAGCTGACTTCCTGGGTCGTGGTATCCTCCAGCTGTGGACCAACGACAGAATCACCTCTGACGGCCACAAGGTCATTGATATCATCAACTCTGACCGACTCAAGTGCGCCACTCTTGAGGTGTCTGTTGACTACGTTGGAAACTCCTTCAACGTGCCTGCCGCCATTGTCACCGTCAACAACTGGAAGAAGTACTTTAACTCCGGCCTTGGAGACGAGCTCATGACTGCTTGCAACGCCATTTCTCAGGTTCCTGATCCCGAGTTCACTTTGCACTTCCACCGAGTCGTCGACAACCTGTGCCAGATCATCCTAGCCGTTGACAACGAGGCTTACAGAGACGCTGCTTTTGGTGCTCTGATCCACGCCCTGGAGGTTGTTTCTCTCAAGCACCATGGCAACCACGCCTATCTTGCCGATGACTGGCTGGCCCACTTCAGCTTTGTTGGTATTGCCAAGCCTCTTCTGGCCTACATtcacaagaccaagaaggtcCAGAAGTGTGGTCAATATCTCGCCAACCTCATTGCCACTGCGGCCCGAGTCGACATTGGCGTTTCCGAGGACAAGCACGCTGCTCGAAAGGATCTGGCTGTCAGTCTGCACCACGTCATTGACGATGTTGTGGATGCAATCAAGACTGACACCCCCAACAAGCAGACCATTGCCCTGATTTCCCATTTGCCAAACTGGTTGGAAAACATGCGACCTCTTGTTGGTAATCGAGATTGTATGGAGACCTACATTCGATTCGTCGATTCGATCCGACCCGGTAACGACAAGCTGACCGTCGCTAAGCTGCTGTTCATCCAGGAGATGTCCCGATCTTGGATGTTCCGAGAAGCCAAGTACCGAGCTCGACTTGCCTCCTTTACTATTCGATGGACTCTGCccttcatcaccaaggTTGAGTCAGGCACTATCACAACTTTCAAGAAGGATCTCTTCCGACTCGTCTGCGCCATTTTCGCCAACCAGATCTCCATCCTGTGGCCTTCTCGAGAGACCGAAAAAGGTATCATTGGTATGTATGtgcctctgctgcctctgTTCGCACGAACTTACGTTGCTCTCCTGGCCCACTACAAGGAGTTTGGTCGACAGCGACGAACTTACACCGAGCTATTCCCCAGCAAGTACCCTTTCGTTACTGTTCCTGTGGACTCTCGGTCCGATTCCAAGTTCGACGAGTGTCTTATTGAGATGGGTACCATTTTCATGTCCATCGTTACTTTTGCCAACATTTCAGGCATGTCTCTgccctcctcttctctgtctcGTTCTGAACTCAGTGAGATTATTCTCAACATCCTGCAAGCTTGTTCTGCCATGCTGGCCAACCAGTCGTTCCCCAAGACCTGGACTTCTCTTGTTACCCTCCATCACGACACCGTTTTTGGTACCCTCACATACCTGAACAGTCTCCTGGTCGAGAAGTTCATTCCCTCCCCCGAGCAGGCCGAGGAGTTCGATGCCTCCATCTGGTACACCTATCTGTCTACCCTCCTTCAGGTCACTGGTTCCGACATCATCGCCATCGAGTTCCTGTCTGAGCAGAAGCGAAAGGCCATGTGGAGTCTTCTGGGAGATATCCGAGGTCGAGCTTCCACCATGCTCCAACAGACTTGGGATCTTCTGGGATGGCAGGCTTCTCCCGAGGAGCAGCAAAAGTATGGCCTTTCCCGCCTTGGTGGCTTCCAGGTCAACCTGTACGTTGGAGACACTTCTTTGGTTGTCGGAATCCTGTACATGTGTCTGGGTAAGCATGCCGGTGCCcaggctgttgctgttaACATTCTCAAGTCCATGATTGTCGGTGAGTGGATTCTGAACAACGACCTTTCTCAGATCACTCGTGAGATCATTGGTGGTCTCGACTCTGTCTTCCAGCACAAGACCTTCCTCCCCGATGAGGAAGACAAGAACCGattcctccagcttctgcgCCAGTCTCTGCCCGACGAGGTATCTTCCATTGCCGAGGATATTGAGGAGTTCACCGATCTGCTGTATGATCTCCATACCATCCCTGCTGGTGACCAGTACAACGATGACAGAATTTTCCACACCCTCAACGTTCTCAACTTCCTGCGATCCCTCGACAAGGTGGAGATCTTCTCTCGGTATGTCCATGACATTGCTCAATGGCACGTTGCCAAGCAGAATCACGTTCAGGCCGGTTTATCTCTAACCCTGCTGTCCAACGCCTACTCCTGGGACAAGACTGCCATGCTGGGTCCTTCCAAGTTCCCCAAGCTACCAGCCCAGTCCGAGTTTGCTCGGAAGGAGGCTCTTTTGAAGGATGCTATCGAGTACTTTGACAGGGCTGACTGCCTGGAGAGTTCTGTCGATGCcctcaagcagctccaggtTGCCTACGAGCAGAGCTACGACTTCTCAAAGCTTTCTGAGATCACCCAGCTGCTTGCAAGAACCTATGACAAGGTAGACGGTCTTCAACGAACCAAGCCTCTGTACTTCCGAGTCACTCTTCTTGGCGGAGGCTTCCCCAAGTCTCTGCGAGGACGACACTTCATCTTCGAGACTTCACCCTTTGAGCAACTGGAGTCTATCCACGATATTCTCTACCGAGTCCACCCCAAGGCCGTGATCATTGCCAACGAAAACCAGGCTCGTGACGAGGGTCAATTCCTGCATGTCACTGCAGTGCAGCCCATGTCAACTGCTTCCCACGCCCTCTCTCCCGCTGCTACCGATGGTGCTCGAGAGTATTACGATCGACAGAACATGCGACTCTTTTCATCCACCCGGGCCTCAGGTCCTTCTGAGAACCCTACCCAGATGTGGACCGAGAAGACCATCTACGAAACCTATCAGCCTTTCCCCACTATTGTCAACCGATCCGAGGTCAAAAGTATCCAGGTGGTCAAGCTTTCTCCTGCTGAGAACGCTCTACAGACCCTCAACACCAAGATCAACGAGCTTCAGGCCATCGAATCTTCGTTCCGTGTCGGAGGCCGAGGTGATACAAACCTGCTGCCACTTGTACTGGAGGGGGCTATTGACTCtggtgttggtggcggTATTCACCAGTACCGAGTCTTTATCGAGGATGGTGATGCTTCAATCCAGCAGGCCTTCATCGAATACGCCCAGGTTGTCAAGAAGTGTCTTGCTGTGCACGACCGGGTCATGTCTCCCAAGATGAGACAACTTCATGAGAGTCTGTGTGAGCGGTTCCGAAAGGGATTCGCCCCTGAGCTTGCCATTATCGGTGACGATATTGCCGGTGCTCGAGTTGCCATTAAGCATCCTACTGGCCAATTTTAG
- a CDS encoding uncharacterized protein (Compare to YALI0B22506g, highly similar to uniprot|Q9Y790 Mycosphaerella graminicola NAD-dependent formate dehydrogenase (EC 1.2.1. 2)), translating to MKILLILYDAGSHAADEPKLLGCTENELGIRSWLESQGHTLVTTSSKEGADSVLDKEIVDADVVITTPFHPGYITRERIAKAKNLKICVTAGVGSDHVDLAAANERNIAVLEVTGSNVTSVAEHVVMTMLVLVRNFVPANEQVRGGGWDVAGVAKDSYDIEGKVIGTVGVGRIGKRVLQRLKPFDPKELLYYDYQPLSAADEKEIGARRVEKLEDMLAQCDVVTINCPLHESTKGLFNKELLSHMKKGAWLVNTARGAICVKEDVAAALKSGQLRGYGGDVWFPQPAPADHPWRKMVNKYGAGNAMTPHMSGTSLDAQARYAAGVKQILDEFFSGREQYRPQDIICYGGNYGTKAYGDDKKVVDKK from the coding sequence ATGAAGATTCTCCTTATCCTTTACGACGCCGGCTCCCACGCTGCTGACGAACCCAAGCTGCTAGGTTGCACCGAGAACGAGCTCGGCATCCGATCCTGGCTCGAGTCCCAGGGCCATACCCTGgtcaccacctcttccaagGAGGGTGCTGACTCTGTTctcgacaaggagattgttgATGCCGATGTTGTCATCACCACTCCCTTCCACCCCGGCTACATCACCCGAGAGCGAattgccaaggccaagaacctcaagaTCTGTGTCACTGCCGGTGTTGGCTCTGACCACGTTGATCTTGCTGCCGCCAACGAGAGAAACATTGCCGTGCTCGAGGTCACTGGTTCCAACGTGACTTCTGTTGCTGAGCACGTTGTCATGACCatgcttgttcttgtccgAAACTTCGTGCCTGCCAACGAGCAGGTTCGAGGCGGCGGCTGGGACGTTGCCGGTGTTGCCAAGGATTCCTACGATATTGAGGGTAAGGTCATTGGTACCGTCGGAGTCGGCCGAATCGGCAAGCGAGTGCTCCAGCGACTCAAGCCCTtcgaccccaaggagctgctctACTACGACTATCAGCCTCTGTCTGCTgccgacgagaaggagattggcGCCCGACGagttgagaagctcgaggaCATGCTTGCCCAGTGTGATGTTGTCACCATCAACTGCCCCCTGCACGAATCCACCAAGGGTCTCTTtaacaaggagctgctgtcCCACATGAAGAAGGGCGCCTGGCTCGTCAACACCGCTCGAGGAGCCATCTGTGTAAAGGAGGACGTTGCCGCCGCTCTCAAGTCTGGTCAGCTCCGAGGCTACGGCGGAGATGTCTGGTTCCCCCAGCCTGCCCCTGCTGACCACCCCTGGAGAAAGATGGTCAACAAGTACGGTGCCGGTAACGCCATGACCCCCCACATGTCTGGAACCTCTCTGGACGCCCAGGCCCGATACGCTGCTGGTGTCAAGCAGATTCTCGACGAGTTCTTCTCCGGCCGAGAACAGTACCGACCCCAGGACATTATCTGCTACGGTGGTAACTACGGCACCAAGGCCTACGgagacgacaagaaggtcgTCGACAAGAAGTAA